The Rhodococcus triatomae genome includes a window with the following:
- a CDS encoding MurT ligase domain-containing protein gives MGVRARLALQAAAAASWASQKAGRGKGSMIGGLIALKIEPNLLARIGAGRRAVLITGTNGKSTTTRMTAAALSTLGEVATQADGANMDAGIVAALSARIHAPLAALEVDELHVPHVADAVGPEAIVLLNLSRDQLDRVGEINMIERKLRAAVAAHPDATIIANCDDVLVTSAAYDAAKVVWVAAGGGWAGDAASCPRTGEPILWEGAHWRSTGSDFARPEPDWWLDDDNLYGPDGVKIPMTLSLPGRANRGNAAQAVAAAVAMGARADDAVAAASTVQEVAGRYSTVEVGPHSVHMLLAKNPAGWQEALSMIDPSVDGLVIAVNGQVPDGEDLSWLWDVRFEHFEGVKVVAAGERGTDLAVRLTYAGVDHTLEPDPLRAIASCPPGRVEVLANYTAFRDLNTALAKETRSV, from the coding sequence ATGGGCGTGCGCGCACGCCTGGCACTACAGGCCGCCGCCGCAGCTTCCTGGGCGTCGCAGAAGGCCGGACGCGGCAAGGGCTCGATGATCGGCGGACTGATCGCGCTGAAGATCGAGCCGAACCTCCTCGCCCGCATCGGCGCGGGTCGGCGCGCAGTCCTGATCACCGGCACCAACGGCAAGTCCACCACCACTCGCATGACCGCGGCGGCGCTGTCCACCCTCGGCGAGGTGGCCACCCAGGCGGACGGCGCGAACATGGACGCCGGGATCGTGGCGGCACTCTCGGCCCGCATCCACGCGCCGCTCGCCGCGCTCGAAGTGGACGAACTCCACGTACCCCACGTCGCCGACGCCGTCGGCCCCGAGGCGATCGTGCTGCTCAATCTGAGCCGCGATCAGCTCGACCGGGTCGGCGAGATCAACATGATCGAACGGAAGTTACGCGCCGCCGTCGCCGCCCATCCGGACGCCACGATCATCGCCAACTGTGACGACGTGCTCGTCACGTCCGCCGCCTACGACGCGGCGAAGGTGGTCTGGGTCGCCGCGGGCGGCGGGTGGGCCGGCGACGCCGCGAGTTGCCCGCGCACCGGGGAACCGATCCTCTGGGAAGGCGCCCACTGGCGGAGCACGGGCTCGGATTTCGCACGCCCCGAACCGGACTGGTGGCTCGACGACGACAACCTGTACGGCCCCGACGGCGTGAAGATCCCGATGACGCTGTCGCTACCGGGCCGGGCGAACCGCGGCAACGCCGCCCAGGCCGTGGCAGCGGCCGTCGCGATGGGCGCGCGCGCCGACGACGCCGTCGCGGCCGCGTCCACCGTCCAGGAGGTCGCCGGCCGCTACAGCACGGTGGAGGTCGGGCCGCACTCGGTGCACATGCTGCTCGCGAAGAACCCCGCCGGCTGGCAGGAAGCGCTGTCGATGATCGACCCCTCCGTGGACGGGCTGGTCATCGCCGTCAACGGACAGGTCCCCGACGGCGAGGACCTGTCCTGGCTGTGGGACGTACGCTTCGAGCACTTCGAGGGCGTCAAGGTGGTCGCCGCCGGCGAACGCGGCACCGACCTCGCCGTGCGCCTCACCTACGCCGGGGTGGATCACACTCTCGAACCGGATCCCCTGCGCGCCATCGCGTCCTGCCCGCCGGGCCGCGTCGAGGTGCTCGCGAACTACACCGCGTTCCGCGATCTGAACACCGCCCTCGCGAAGGAGACGCGCAGTGTCTGA
- a CDS encoding type 1 glutamine amidotransferase — MSESTVRIGLVLPDVMGTYGDGGNALVLRQRLRLRGHDAEIVEITLNDPVPNSLDLYTLGGAEDYAQRLATRHLTRYPGLQEAAERGAPVLAICAAIQVLGHWYETSAGERVDGISMFDVTTAPQENRSIGEVVTTPLLDGLSAPLTGFENHRGGTTLGADARALARVKSGVGNGVGDGLEGVVQGSVLGTYMHGPVLARNPELADLLLARALGVTKLAPLDLPEVDQLRRERLRA, encoded by the coding sequence GTGTCTGAGTCCACCGTCCGGATCGGTCTCGTCCTGCCCGACGTGATGGGCACGTACGGCGACGGCGGCAACGCCCTGGTGCTCCGTCAGCGGTTGCGTCTGCGCGGACACGACGCGGAGATCGTCGAGATCACCCTGAACGACCCGGTGCCGAACTCGCTCGACCTGTACACCCTCGGCGGCGCCGAGGACTACGCGCAGCGGCTGGCGACCCGCCACCTCACCCGCTACCCCGGCCTGCAGGAGGCCGCCGAGCGCGGGGCTCCGGTGCTGGCGATCTGCGCGGCGATCCAGGTGCTCGGCCACTGGTACGAGACGTCCGCGGGCGAGAGGGTCGACGGCATCTCGATGTTCGACGTCACGACGGCGCCACAGGAGAACCGATCCATCGGCGAGGTTGTCACGACGCCGCTTCTCGACGGACTGAGCGCCCCGCTCACGGGATTCGAGAATCACCGCGGCGGAACGACTCTCGGCGCCGATGCGCGCGCGCTGGCGCGGGTGAAGAGCGGCGTCGGCAACGGCGTCGGTGACGGCCTCGAGGGGGTCGTACAGGGATCGGTGCTCGGCACCTACATGCACGGCCCGGTGCTCGCCCGCAACCCGGAACTCGCGGACCTGCTGCTCGCACGCGCCCTCGGCGTCACGAAGCTGGCACCGCTCGACCTTCCCGAGGTCGATCAGCTTCGCCGCGAGCGCCTGCGCGCCTGA
- a CDS encoding TetR/AcrR family transcriptional regulator, producing MTASARDRLIAGAIELLRTKGVAGTSVADLVAASGTARRSIYLNFPDGREELLEASSRAAGAVMSAQLRSALDVDDSAEALTEFVRVWADALEGSDYRAGCPIVAVALGGDQVPAGPSIAAEVFADWTGAIADRLVRGGVDEDTAASLATMIVASIEGATVMSIAQRSTEPLDRVTWHLRELVALHG from the coding sequence ATGACCGCGAGTGCACGAGACCGGTTGATCGCCGGAGCGATCGAGCTGCTGCGTACGAAAGGCGTGGCCGGAACGAGCGTCGCGGACCTCGTCGCCGCCAGTGGCACCGCCCGTCGATCGATCTATCTCAACTTCCCGGACGGCCGGGAGGAACTTCTCGAGGCGTCGTCGAGGGCGGCCGGAGCGGTGATGTCGGCGCAACTGCGCAGTGCGCTGGATGTGGACGATTCCGCCGAGGCCCTCACGGAGTTCGTCCGGGTGTGGGCGGACGCGCTGGAAGGGAGCGACTACCGCGCGGGCTGCCCGATCGTCGCCGTCGCTCTCGGCGGAGACCAGGTTCCCGCCGGCCCGTCGATCGCCGCCGAGGTCTTCGCGGACTGGACGGGTGCGATCGCCGACCGACTCGTTCGCGGGGGCGTCGACGAGGACACCGCCGCGTCACTGGCCACGATGATCGTCGCCTCGATCGAAGGAGCGACCGTCATGAGCATTGCGCAGCGGTCCACCGAGCCGCTCGATCGAGTGACGTGGCACCTGCGAGAGCTCGTCGCACTCCACGGTTGA
- a CDS encoding nitroreductase family deazaflavin-dependent oxidoreductase: MTSRLDPQLARKRRTEILVGRYVANPATRALTRLRLVPELVSEIETTGRKSGKARRVPVAAAFDDHGAWLIAQHGSGSGWVLNLVDDPRTRLLRRGQWIPGQARLVPDDDVRARALTFVPGRLRSRIVAATFQSLQTDPVSVRVEFDRPASTDTRGGEIDD, from the coding sequence GTGACATCGAGACTCGACCCGCAGCTCGCACGCAAGCGCCGCACCGAGATCCTCGTCGGCCGGTACGTCGCGAACCCCGCGACCCGAGCGCTCACCCGCCTGCGCCTCGTCCCGGAGCTCGTGTCCGAGATCGAGACGACGGGCCGCAAATCCGGTAAGGCTCGGCGCGTTCCGGTCGCTGCCGCATTCGACGATCACGGAGCCTGGCTCATCGCGCAGCACGGATCCGGGTCCGGGTGGGTACTCAATCTCGTCGACGACCCGCGCACTCGCCTTCTCCGGCGGGGGCAATGGATTCCGGGGCAGGCCCGCCTCGTCCCCGACGACGACGTGCGAGCCCGCGCCCTCACCTTCGTTCCCGGGCGCCTCCGGTCCCGAATCGTGGCAGCCACGTTCCAGAGCCTGCAGACCGATCCGGTCTCCGTCCGGGTCGAGTTCGACCGGCCGGCGAGCACCGACACCCGAGGAGGAGAGATCGATGACTGA
- a CDS encoding crotonase/enoyl-CoA hydratase family protein: MTDDPTVTVERSGHVLRIGLNRPHKRNAFTTDMITDLGRAYALLERDDDLRVGVLYAHGEHFTAGLDLADVAPALTSGKIPYPDDALDPWRLDHRWTKPVVAATQGWCMTLGIELLLAADIRVAASTTRFSQLEVKRGIYPFGGATLRFWREAGWGNAMRWILTGDEFDAAEALRIGLVQEVTPDAGSAVARADEIAGSIAESSAPLGVRSILRSAHRSRADGDEEAAKHLVPDVTALFGTADGAEGVQSFLERRAARFTGK, from the coding sequence ATGACTGACGACCCCACGGTCACCGTCGAGCGGTCCGGCCACGTGCTGCGCATCGGCCTGAACCGGCCCCACAAGCGCAACGCGTTCACCACCGACATGATCACCGACCTCGGGCGCGCCTACGCACTGCTCGAACGGGACGACGACCTCCGCGTCGGCGTGCTGTACGCCCACGGCGAGCACTTCACCGCCGGGCTGGACCTCGCCGACGTGGCGCCGGCACTCACCTCCGGAAAGATCCCGTACCCGGACGACGCGCTCGATCCGTGGCGCCTCGACCACCGGTGGACGAAACCGGTGGTCGCCGCCACCCAGGGCTGGTGCATGACGCTCGGGATCGAACTGCTCCTGGCCGCGGACATTCGCGTCGCCGCGTCGACCACCCGGTTCAGCCAGCTCGAGGTGAAGCGCGGCATCTACCCGTTCGGGGGTGCGACGCTTCGCTTCTGGCGCGAGGCCGGATGGGGGAACGCGATGCGGTGGATCCTCACCGGAGACGAGTTCGATGCCGCCGAGGCGCTCCGCATCGGACTCGTCCAGGAGGTCACTCCGGACGCCGGGTCCGCCGTCGCGCGCGCCGACGAGATCGCCGGCTCCATCGCCGAGAGTTCGGCGCCGCTGGGCGTCCGGTCCATTCTTCGATCGGCACACCGCAGCCGCGCCGACGGCGACGAGGAGGCGGCGAAGCACCTGGTTCCGGATGTCACCGCACTCTTCGGGACGGCCGACGGGGCGGAGGGCGTCCAATCCTTCCTCGAACGCCGCGCCGCCCGATTCACCGGGAAATGA
- a CDS encoding SRPBCC domain-containing protein, with protein sequence MNADRTANTEQTADELSITRTVVIAAPRARVWAALTEAEQIGRWLGQSAELDLRVGGSGVFTWDEYGPSQIEVTEVQPPASFGFRWAADVHTPPTAGQSTLVRFTLVDHPEGTELTVTETGFETLDRDEIDQRRLREGNVEGWRIELGDLAEYLTGTRV encoded by the coding sequence GTGAACGCCGACCGGACAGCGAACACCGAGCAGACAGCAGACGAACTGAGCATCACCCGCACCGTCGTGATCGCCGCGCCTCGCGCGCGGGTTTGGGCGGCGTTGACCGAGGCCGAGCAGATCGGACGATGGCTGGGCCAGTCCGCCGAACTCGACCTGAGGGTAGGCGGCAGCGGGGTATTCACCTGGGACGAGTATGGCCCGTCCCAGATCGAGGTCACGGAGGTGCAGCCGCCTGCCAGTTTCGGCTTCCGCTGGGCGGCCGACGTACACACGCCACCCACCGCGGGCCAGTCGACACTCGTACGGTTCACCCTCGTCGACCACCCCGAGGGCACGGAATTGACCGTGACCGAAACCGGATTCGAGACACTCGATCGCGACGAGATCGACCAGCGCCGGCTGCGGGAGGGCAACGTCGAGGGCTGGCGGATCGAACTCGGAGATCTGGCCGAGTACCTCACCGGGACGCGGGTGTGA
- a CDS encoding ArsR/SmtB family transcription factor — MSTRTEHARLATVFAALSDETRWSILTELGRADLSASALASRLPVSRQAIAKHLSSLESAGLVEPLKVGRELRFRALGAQLAATARALDEIGAAWDRRLAAIKEIAESAQE; from the coding sequence GTGAGCACCCGGACCGAACACGCCCGCCTCGCCACGGTGTTCGCGGCCCTCTCCGACGAGACACGGTGGTCGATCCTCACCGAACTCGGACGGGCCGATCTGTCCGCGTCGGCTCTCGCGAGCCGACTCCCGGTGTCGCGCCAGGCGATCGCCAAGCACCTGTCGTCGTTGGAGTCCGCCGGGCTGGTCGAGCCGCTGAAGGTGGGCCGCGAGCTGCGCTTCCGCGCACTGGGCGCTCAGCTCGCGGCCACCGCCCGCGCGCTCGACGAGATCGGCGCGGCCTGGGATCGTCGGCTGGCCGCGATCAAGGAGATCGCGGAATCGGCGCAGGAGTGA
- a CDS encoding M48 family metalloprotease, which produces MTVLLGLPWLSASIMVVWLVTEVVMPDSVFRWVVLGVFLASGLLVFWPVAEAIIARAMFRVRAPTDREKRYLDSVWSPVATAAGVRPDRYRLWIEESDAVNAFAAAGHTVAVTRWALSSLPPHQLSAVLAHELGHHIGGHAWASLIMYWYSVPGRVVARALYRVYYWTLVVVGTIASAFDRTGLVGCTATILLRSFRFLTLVVLVGLALSVHPVLLALFAVPLVLAWFSRRGEKYADRIAAELGYGPALIEVFQSWIHQGRDTRVREQGMRAQLFASHPTCADRIRALEKRLDRTR; this is translated from the coding sequence GTGACGGTATTGCTCGGCCTGCCGTGGCTGTCGGCCAGCATCATGGTGGTGTGGCTGGTGACCGAAGTGGTGATGCCGGACAGTGTCTTCCGCTGGGTCGTTCTCGGGGTGTTCCTGGCGTCCGGGCTCCTGGTGTTCTGGCCTGTCGCGGAGGCAATCATCGCGCGGGCGATGTTCCGCGTGCGCGCTCCCACTGATCGAGAGAAGCGCTACCTCGATTCCGTGTGGAGTCCGGTCGCCACCGCCGCCGGAGTCCGGCCGGACAGGTATCGGTTGTGGATCGAGGAATCGGACGCGGTCAATGCATTCGCCGCAGCGGGACACACGGTTGCGGTCACGCGGTGGGCGCTGTCGTCGCTACCACCGCATCAGCTCTCCGCGGTGTTGGCACACGAACTCGGGCACCACATCGGCGGGCACGCCTGGGCGAGCTTGATCATGTACTGGTACTCGGTGCCCGGCCGTGTGGTGGCGCGCGCCCTCTATCGAGTCTACTACTGGACTCTGGTGGTTGTCGGGACCATTGCATCCGCATTCGACCGGACGGGCTTGGTCGGGTGCACCGCCACGATTCTGCTCCGTTCGTTTCGCTTTCTGACACTGGTGGTGCTGGTCGGTCTGGCCCTGTCGGTGCACCCAGTGTTGTTGGCGCTGTTCGCTGTTCCGCTGGTGCTCGCCTGGTTTTCCCGGAGGGGAGAGAAGTACGCCGACAGGATCGCTGCCGAACTGGGGTACGGCCCGGCACTGATCGAGGTATTCCAGAGTTGGATCCACCAGGGTCGCGACACGAGAGTGCGAGAGCAGGGGATGCGCGCTCAGTTGTTCGCGTCGCATCCCACCTGTGCGGATCGGATCCGTGCGCTGGAGAAACGTCTGGACAGGACGCGCTGA
- a CDS encoding MFS transporter has protein sequence MTLAPPRVAVPSRSTGSRFVFPILAVGGVFQAILQTVMVPLLPSMPALTGASITAASWLITTTLLVGAVVTPIFGRLADMYGKKRMLIASFALMTVGSLVCATTSDITLLIGARALQGAGAAVIPIGISILRDELPPHRVNRAVATMSSTLGLGTALGLPFAASIAEYANWHTVFWVTSGLGLALIAATALFIRESPVRTGGRFDGVGAVGLTAALVSLLVPVTQGSTWGWTSPAVLSMVAVSVLLFGIWGFQQLHTRNSLVDLRTSARRAVLIPHAVAMFVGFAFYGNALITTQLLQAPADGSAGYGLTIFQAALCQLPLSLSMIVFSQVGASISERRSPKLTVLVGALALVAGYGIHAVPDKPLWLVVTALGVAATGTALVYSTLPLLLLPAVPQTQMAAANGVNVLLRSVGTTMCSAVVATILAATAATTAGFTLAYLVCAVLAVTVFVVSLALPGGGVRRETAVVSVE, from the coding sequence ATGACTCTGGCTCCGCCCCGCGTGGCCGTTCCCTCCCGATCGACGGGTTCGCGCTTCGTGTTCCCGATTCTCGCCGTCGGTGGTGTCTTCCAGGCGATTCTGCAGACCGTCATGGTCCCCCTGTTGCCGAGCATGCCGGCGCTCACCGGCGCGAGCATCACGGCCGCGTCCTGGCTGATCACCACGACCCTGCTGGTCGGTGCCGTCGTCACCCCGATCTTCGGCCGCCTCGCCGACATGTACGGCAAGAAGAGGATGCTGATCGCGTCCTTCGCGCTGATGACTGTCGGTTCCCTCGTCTGCGCCACGACGTCCGACATCACCCTTCTGATCGGCGCGCGTGCGTTGCAGGGCGCCGGAGCCGCGGTCATTCCGATCGGTATCTCGATCCTGCGTGACGAACTCCCGCCGCACCGCGTCAACCGGGCGGTGGCGACCATGAGTTCCACGCTCGGGCTCGGAACCGCGCTCGGGCTGCCGTTCGCGGCGTCGATCGCGGAGTACGCCAACTGGCACACCGTCTTCTGGGTGACCTCCGGTCTGGGGCTCGCGCTCATCGCCGCGACGGCCCTGTTCATCCGGGAGTCGCCGGTGCGCACCGGCGGCAGGTTCGACGGGGTCGGCGCCGTCGGCCTGACGGCAGCGCTGGTGAGCCTGCTGGTGCCCGTCACACAGGGCAGTACCTGGGGGTGGACCAGCCCCGCCGTGCTGTCGATGGTGGCGGTGTCGGTGCTGCTGTTCGGGATCTGGGGATTCCAGCAGTTGCACACACGGAACTCGCTGGTCGATCTGCGTACGTCCGCCCGCCGGGCGGTGCTCATCCCGCACGCCGTCGCCATGTTCGTCGGGTTCGCCTTCTACGGGAACGCGTTGATCACCACCCAGCTGCTGCAGGCCCCCGCGGACGGGTCCGCCGGGTACGGGCTGACGATCTTCCAGGCGGCGCTCTGCCAGCTGCCGCTGAGCCTGTCGATGATCGTGTTCTCCCAGGTGGGCGCGTCGATCTCCGAACGTCGCAGCCCCAAGCTCACCGTTCTCGTGGGGGCGCTCGCGCTCGTCGCCGGGTACGGGATCCATGCGGTTCCGGACAAGCCGCTCTGGCTCGTGGTGACCGCGCTCGGGGTCGCCGCGACGGGTACGGCACTCGTCTACAGCACACTGCCGTTGCTGCTGCTCCCGGCCGTCCCGCAGACGCAGATGGCAGCCGCGAACGGGGTCAACGTGTTGCTGCGGTCGGTGGGAACCACCATGTGCAGCGCCGTCGTCGCCACGATCCTCGCGGCAACCGCAGCGACGACGGCGGGCTTCACGCTCGCCTACCTGGTCTGCGCGGTCCTCGCCGTCACGGTCTTCGTCGTGTCGCTCGCACTGCCCGGTGGTGGCGTGCGACGCGAGACCGCGGTCGTCTCGGTCGAGTGA
- a CDS encoding TetR/AcrR family transcriptional regulator yields MSGGEAKRTSQQTRALIVEAAGRAFATRPYREITLKDIAEDAGVSAPLIIKYFGSKEQLYDTLVDFRAAATMLFDGPIEGLGERMVALFARPLEPYKPLSMNILMMSGAGEESARKLRENYSTQMIDALAQRLSGPDARLRAELVMSMVTGLAMMRRRMMQDHATGTADEVVARYAPLVQELLDD; encoded by the coding sequence GTGAGCGGCGGCGAGGCGAAACGTACGTCGCAGCAGACTCGGGCGCTGATCGTCGAGGCTGCCGGCCGTGCGTTCGCGACGCGCCCGTACCGGGAGATCACCCTCAAGGACATCGCCGAGGACGCCGGGGTCAGTGCGCCGTTGATCATCAAGTACTTCGGCTCGAAGGAGCAGTTGTACGACACCCTGGTGGATTTCCGTGCGGCCGCGACGATGCTGTTCGACGGTCCGATCGAGGGGCTCGGGGAACGCATGGTGGCGCTGTTCGCGCGACCGCTCGAGCCGTACAAGCCGCTGTCGATGAACATCCTCATGATGAGCGGTGCCGGTGAGGAGAGTGCGCGCAAGCTGCGGGAGAACTACTCGACGCAGATGATCGACGCCCTCGCGCAGCGCCTGTCCGGACCCGACGCACGGTTGCGGGCAGAGTTGGTGATGTCCATGGTCACGGGCCTGGCCATGATGCGTCGCCGGATGATGCAGGACCACGCGACCGGTACCGCCGACGAGGTGGTGGCGCGGTACGCGCCGTTGGTGCAGGAGTTGCTGGACGACTGA